AGGATGTATCGAAACTGAATTATTATTCAAGCACGATGCAAGATATTACCTCTCTGGACATTATTATGtcatttcatttccaaaatttctcgCCATTCTCAAAGGAAGAATGCTGCATACGATAAACAATAACCATCTCAAAGAGCCATGACACGCATATCCAGAGCCTTCTTAACCCGGCAAAAGTCATTGAGAATTTGCCATTGAGTGGAGAATTACTTGTAACTGATAAAGTTCATCAATATCAAGTTGAAGCCTGAGAAGCGActttcatctcttcttctttcaacaAGTTCCCTGGGTCATTCTCGTGGCCACCAATTTGACCCTTATAAATATCACTTAAAACAGTGGAAACTGGCAACCATCCAAGCCTAACTGCACTTTCCAGAatcttttctgctttttccaTACTTCCTGCTTTGGCAAATCCACATACTAAAGCACTACATGTAGTCACACTTAGCTTAGGCTTGCGCTCTCCTAGCTTATCAAGTATCGTCAGAATTTCCGGAAAACTTACTTTTTCACACAATGTAGCCAGAAGATCATTATAGACATCTTCACTCATGGTAAAGCCCTTGACAAGCAAGTCATCAACAAGCTCAATAGCTTTTATCAAGTCCCCTTCCTTGCAATAAGCATCAACCATCACTGAATAGATTACTTCATCAGGCTCAATCCCTCGGCTCACCATCTCCTCAAAAGCAGCGAATGCTTTGAGTCTGTTCCCAGCTCTGCTCTGACCATTTATTAGCGAAGTATAAGTCACAACATTTGGTGTCAGATTCTGCTGTTGCATCTTGATGAAGAGATCCTCTGCTTTACTTAACATTCCTGCCTTACAAAAATAATCAATGAGAATGGTATAGGTCACATGATTAGGTGCAATGTTCCTATCAACCATAGCTTCCACCAAATTCTCAGCTTCATTCAGCTTTCCCAACTTGCTGAAGCCATCAATTACAGCATTGAAAGAAACAGTAGATGCAAAGCCTTTGTTCACCATATcattaaacaaagaaagagccTTCTCTACATTGCCTTCTTTGAAGCAACCATCGATAAGGGCGGAATAAACAAAGCTATCAGGTTGAACTCCCATGGATAGCATCTCATCAAACAAATGGAATGCCTCACCTAAATTGCCAGATTTACAGTATCCATCTATGATTGTAGCATAGGTCACTCTATTAGGAGCCAAGCCTCTAGCTGAAATTCCATCAAACAGCTTCCTAGCTCCAATAACATCTCCTAACTTACAAAGACCATTGATCAAAGCATTGTAAGTGACGATGTTAGGATTGACACATCTTTGACCCATCTCCTCGAGGAGTTGAAAAGCATCTGCTAGTTTACCCAGTTTAGACAAGCAAGATATAACAGAAttgtaaataaaaatatcaGCCACTACGCCCTTTTCCTGGAGTTCAGAAAAAACTTCCATTGCTTCTTTTAGTTTCCCATTCTTTGAAAGTCCTTGGATCAACAGTCCGTAAATATGTACATCCGGCAGCACTTGCCTCTCGAGCATCACCTTAACAATTGTGAATGCTTCTCCAACATCACCACCTTTACAATGACCATCAATAAGAGTCATGCAGACGGCACCACTTGGTACTACACCGCAGTCTATCATCTCCATGAAGAACCTGCCAGCTGCCTTCATATCCCCTGCCTTACAATACCCACTGATGAAAGCCCCATAAGTATATTCATTAGGCTTGAACCCCTTCTCCAACATTTCAACTAAGTATAGCCTTGCTTCTTCCATCTTGTTGGCTTTGCAGAGCCCCATGATAAGAGAATTATAACAAAATACATCAGGCAAAATCCCTCTCCCCTTCATTTCCTCAAAAGTTCTCTTTGcatcttcaaatttattttgttcGATGTGGCCCTTGATTAGAGTCGTGTAAATAATTGCATTTGGTTTTACATTTGCGCCAATCATCTCATCCAGAAGGCTGTTAGCCGCTTGGAGATGTCCACTGAGGCATAGGCCCTTTATTATCACAGCATAGGTGTAAACTGAGGGTAGCAAGTTTCTACTTTTCATCTCAATCAAAATCTCACGAGTCTTAGCCATGTTTTGCTTCCTACAGTATTCCTCTATCAGTGGATTATAGCTCTGAGTGTCAGGGCTTGTGCCTACGACAGTCATCTCTTCGAGCAGAGCATTTGCCTTCTCCACATCACCAATCCTACAAAGACCCGCGATGAGCACGTTGTATGTGGGAGCCTTCAACTTTAGACCACGGTCAACCATCAAATCTTTGATTCTGAAAGCCTCGTCGACATCCCCTTCTTTCATGAACCCATCCAGCAATGCTGTGTAGGTgatttgttcaggatttaatcCAATATCGAACATTTCATCAAGTAATGCTTTTGCCTCTCTCGACCTCCTGTGCTTACAGAAGCCATCGATGAGTATGGTGTAAGTATATCGATCGGGCGTAAAACCCTGGCCAGGCATTGCCTTGAGCAAACTTAGAGCGTCGTCTAGGAGCCCAGATCTGCAGAGTCCTCCGATCATAACGTTGAACGTAACCAAATTGGGGGTACATCCCTTCTTCTTCATGTCAGAGAGCACCTGTTTAGCCCCCTCAGCATCGTCCACCTTGAAGTGAGCAGTGATGAGACTAGTGTAGGTGTAAGCGTCGGGAACAACACCGGCCTCCATCATGCCTCCGTAAACCTTCCAAAACAGGGGCATCCTGTTGGCCTTGCACAAATCCTTGAGGAGCGTATTGCAACAAACTAAACTAGGCACGAGCCCACCATCCTTGGCACCGAGAAACACGGAGCAAGCCTCGCCCAGAAGCCCTCTCCTTTTGTAAACACTGATGGCAATCTCAAAGACCGCGGCATCATTACCCCTGCTAAACTGACGGTGGCTCCAGAGCAAAGAGTCCAGTATCCGGGACGCCGGCGCGCCGGTATCGATCATGCGGTCGGCGACGCCGTGGGCGAGAGGAAAAAGCATGGAATTGCAGAGGAGGACGGCGAGGATCGAGAAGGAATGCAAGCTGTGGGGGGCGCCCAGGAAGGAATCGGACCAGCGGAAGAAGCCGAGGAGGCGTCTGGGGTCGGGCACCCGGTGGTCGCGAAGCACGGAGAGCACCACGTCGGGGTTGAGCTTCTGGGGGAGGTCGGAGGAACGGAGGAGGAGCTCCCAGTCATGGTGGTGGCTGAGGATGGCCGCGATCTCGCCCGCCGTCCGTTGGTCGAGCTGCGAATGCGAGGAGGTGCAGAGCGATCGGGCGTGCttgaggcggaggcggaggcggaggcggaggccgAGGCGAAGGCGAGCGAGTCTTGATATTGACATGGGCTTCGAATGCGCGCGCCTCTGCTGAGGTCGGGGATCGCCGCCACTGAACTGGAGGAACTGCGGCAGCGACGAAGCGgggagagggaaggagagaagACGGAGACGACGGAGACGACGGCGTCGGGTGGCATTccgcttgggcttgggcttgggcttgggcttggtcTTGGTCTTGGGCTTGGTCTTTGGGATTTGGGCCTTGTAATACTCGATGGACTGGATCTCCTCATATAGGCCGGGCCCAGTTAGCTGTTTCATCTAGTTTTGTGAAATGAAATCCCAGACTTTCGTTTTGCACGAGCAACGTCTCTCTTAGGGCTGCGCAAATCGTGGCATATAAGCCCGACTTGGATCGAGGCAAATGTTATGCTCCTCAATACACGTTCAACAACAATCAATGATCTTAAGAATTGGGCGCAGTTTAGAGACCGGTCGTTTTATTGGGACCATTCGATTCGAAGATTTTCAACTTTGTGTAAATTAAATTGTCCCAGCAActaaattatggaaaattaatCGATCGGGAAAACTTAGAAGAAAGTGGAGAAGATAATAGTGAGGTACCGGGTTGTAGGACAATATAATGTCCCATGCAGACGAAGCTCTTGCAGAGTTCTTACTATGTCAAAGAAAGGTTTGTTTAGGAGGATGAAGGAAATAATAAGAGCACGTGGGCAATGACTAAGTTCATCGATGGTGGAGTCCTATGTAATAAAAGAAAGCCATTGGATAACTAAGATTGAAATGggacaaaaataaattgtattTGTATCTGTGCACGAGGGCTAATTACACGTGAGCAATGGTTAGCATTCTCATGACGTCTTTTCAATACAATTACCTTGTTATTGGTTAAGTTCTAAAATTGAATTCGTCTTTTTAATTCCTCAAAATGCACATTAATCATGTGCATGATTGAATATTCATATCGTATCAAACACTTCGAATTCAACGCTAAGATAAACAAGTATTAATATCTAAAGTCATTTTTGAAATCCTAACAATATCTCAATATCTTAAGTATATCCCTATCCATTCGGTGAGTAATATCTTGGTTTGATGGTATACGAAACCAAGCATACAAATTATTTACTACAATAAGCTTAGGCTCACGCTATTTTCATTCTTTATTGGCTCATGACACCCATCACATTTAATGAACCACGTTATCTCTTGTGGATTCCATTCTTAACTCAAGattatttcttacattttttcttgttctttttttcaattttactaaaagaAAATTGTACCCTCATTcctttcaaattatttttttcaaccTAGTCGTTTCTTCCATGCCCATTATGTTTTTAAACTTTTCCTTCATGTCTGTCTTCTTTTAAACTTATTCTCCATTATTATAATCTAAGCCAGCACTAATCATATATTGGAATAGAGAAGTGTTAGTTTTATATGCTGagtttttttactttatttcaaTAGATCATCTTCATAATCGTCGATTTTTCAACTTtgatttttggtaaaattttatgAGAATTTACTTGAAGATTGAATATTGAATATTGTGGTTGATGTAGTTATTATACACAATTTACTCAAAGATTATCCTCTTACTTGTACTTaagttattttttgaagaatagtttctttgtataaaaaaaatatatatttacaacTCATTAACAAAACAATtagtttttacttatttatcaAAAACACAACAATTAGGTAGctatctacaaaaaaaaaaaaaaaattcttggaaagTAGGTAAaccaattttgtttcaaatggagaaagaaaaggaaaaaaccaaaaaggaagaaaagaatgcAAGCATTAATCTTAAATGAAGAGTGGGCTCCACAATTAACCTCGATGAATGTTGTTTGAGAAGAGCATGTATACTTTCATCtctagtaaaattaaaataaaagaaatggaagaaaaaatgttataaataatcttaaattaagAGTGAGAGCCATGATGATTAATGCAGTCAATTCAACATAAAAGTGGTTGTGAGGAGCCAACAAGAGGTGAAAATATGCGAGTCCACGTTTAAGAAAACTCGTCTAAAGAGAATCACAAAACTACATGATTTCTAAAGATCGAAATAACATTAAAcaactttttcttaaaaaactCTATTatcgagagaaagaaaaggcaaaaatttataaaagaaaccATGAATATTAACAGATGAAGTGTGGCTCAAAATTTTGTTAATGAAAGTGTTTAAAATTGTTATTGTAAAGAAGAAATACACCGAAAGGAAATGATTAGATGAACTGTGCATACAAAGTGAAGAAAACAATGAAGGGAGAGCTTTGAGGGAGCAACACATGTCTACACCCAAAACCCTCATTTCATATACATTTCATAGATCGAAGAATAATTCAAAACATAAGGTGATCGTACATACCTATATAATAAGCTATCCCAACTTATCAACAACCCAAGATTAAGGGTTGCGTAGAAAAAACAAGTGGATGATTGATATGAAGAGATAATGAAGATCAACTAATATAATCTAAAACTAGAAATGAGAAGAAAGTGGAAGCCATCTAAATGCCATATATAATCCTATAATCGATAATTAATTACTCGATGTGTGTATGGAATTGACTATGGCGGCACCTCGATCGATCTAGTTTGTTTTAATTAAGCAAACGGATAGGGGCGGCGACTGCGATTGAATTCAAATTGCAATGCTAGTGATGTCATGGGGGGCTTCCTTTGACCTTTGGCAATTAACAATTACGCTGCGTTGCTGGGATTGAGGAAGCGCTCCTCCTGCCCCCACGACCCCGGGTAAGGAATGGGCAAAATTCCCGGATCGACCACGATCGAGATAATGTTTGATATATATTTGCTTTCTCGAACACCATCATGTCTGGGAGTTGACCAAGATAGAAAAAATATATCGGTGGACGGTCCACTCAGAAAGGCTGATCACAAATCTTGAGACACGTATAGATAATGGGGTCTTGGCTGGTCTCTACAATTGGGTCGTGGAAAGTGAGAGAAGAGAGTACACACGAGCCATTTTAAGAATGACGTGCACGTACCCAATTGCATTGAAATTTGTATAATGTCCAATCCTGTCCAGGCCCTGGCCCTATCCGGGGAATACAAAAGCTTATCTTCAGGTGGTTCGACGTGGACAAAGTTGTCCTAATTGGGTGTTTTAGTCCAAATTGCACGAATGATGAACGTGATGATGGCTCCTGTTTTTCATATTGAACGGGTCTGGTGGAACTACACGGCCGTCCTCGAGGAGGGACGATGGAATGATCAAAAGCGCTCCTATTTGACCACATGAGAAACGAGGCACGTAGGAACGGACCGAGATTTAAGAAGACGTAGAGCTCTCCCTGGATTGACCGGGACTGGTTGATTATGGCTGTTTAAACGCTGCTTCCTTCTCTTACTTTTGTATTTGGTCTTTACGACGACTTTTAAATTGCTTTGCTTGCGTGAGTTAGCCTTTCCCCGCCGTGACTCGTCGGAGGACGCatcctttaattttcttcctttatCTTCCTGACTCCGTTCTTCCGTATGTCTCGTGTGTCGCACGCGAGCTTGTGTTTATACATGGGTGCGCACGGTGGGGATGGGAAAAGGGAGCAAGCAAAACCAAATTTGAAAACTTCGTGAGGAAGGAACTGTGGTTAGTGAAATTTACCCCGGACTTTTCTTACCAAATAATGCAACGACAGAGTTGGGATAAGAGGCATTTAGGTTTGGCTATTAAAAACTCAGGGTTGAAAGAGAAagattattaaatttattaatgaaaatcTTTCAATTCAACTCGCCGAAAGATATTAAAGTTGAAAGTAAAGTTGTGACATTATTGAAAAGATTAAGACATCATCTTTGTCATTATACTAGATACTTGAACTcgaaaattacttattttcttATGATATATGTGACTCGTAGTATCACGTAACTGTGGCATGGAATTGCGTTTGGGTTAATTAGGAAAGCATGTTTTCCGTGGGCCTTGGAGGGCtgggggaagagagaggagcCAAATGAAAAGAGAGACCACCCCCGTAATATCAGATTAGTGTAAGCTAAACAGGGGACACTCGCGTGTGGCAATCTACCTTATTACCAGGTCCCACTTAAGCCTTTTTGACCTTATTAATCCCACTAATCTGGGGCTAAACATTGTGATCGTTTCCCTGATCGATTGAGGATTACCGAACGAAGAAGAAACCCCAGGGGACGGAGCCCTGGTCAAAGTGCGCCTTTCCTTTCCTCCACCTGCCAGTCAACCGCCACAGCACCATTCCCTCTCAGGCATGGGCTCGTGAAACGAGCTTGGGGACCTCCTCCTTCGTCATGGTCCACGCCTCTTTTTCCATCTCTTCTCTTCCGTCCCTTCTCGGGCTCGCGAAATGCTGAAAGGAGTAAAAAAAGGGTCGGCGTGCTCGCGCTCGGATTCTCCCTGTTGGCACACAAGTGGCTTCCGCTTTATGGCCCTTCGGGACTCGACGCCCATCTTTTTGTTCTGCTTTCCCTTCCTTCCGCTTTCCGGGGGAGATGCCACTGTCGCAGCACCGTCACGTGCTCCATCGTACCTCTTTTGTCTTTCTCGCTCGTGCCCTCCCATCCCCACTTCCACCCCCCCCGCGCGCTCTATTATCTCTTCGTTTTTATGGGGGATTTTTCCTCGCTGCAGTGGTTGGTCGGGCCGTCGTGCGGAGGACACGCCATATGGACAGGTCTAGTCACTCTTCGGCACTGCTCCATTTCTTTTCTGGTTGAGAAAACTGGAGTGTACGATGCACGTGTCATGATGTGCATCAACCCACCATCCGTCGCAAATTAGTAGTTTCGCATAATGAACATGCTTTTTTTGAGGTCATGAACTGAATAACCACGTACGAGGTGTAAAAAATATCTaattttatcactttttttaaataatcatgtACGGAGTAAGCATCTAAGGATAAATTCGTACGATATTGATCCTCAAATTTGGGACTGAGAACTGATtttattgagtttgaaattgaggATGGGACACAAGTTCAATTTGGGACTGATCGATTAATTTTTGTTTCgtttttatatttcttgaaaTGACACATATACTGTTTCATGAACCGTGATGAGAGGGTAGAGGCGAGCAAGGTGAGAGATGAACAAGGCCGAGGAGAGTGAAGAGggtttctatttttattttttttgtcaaatccGGATAGGGTTCGTACTTTATATTTTACACAGCAAAAGCCACATGAGAAGGAATAAAGGCGGAGGTGCATATGATAAAACGGCCAATCAGAAAATCCCAGGAGTGGGAGTCAACACGTACAACAATATAATATCTCACGAGTGCTAAGATTAAGGATTGGCCCAGTCCTGGGGAATCAAACAAGGACTTGCTAGGTTAGGTTAGTCTACGGTGGAGCGATGCTCATCGTTAGGAAAAGTAACCCCGGTTAGGGATTCCCAACCGCACTCCGACCTGCCTGTTCCTGCCACGACAAGACGAAGGACGGGGAGGGGGCCCACCCCCAATTTCCACCTCCTCCGCCAGTACAATTACAACTGCGAATGAACGCAGGCCAACCAAGCCCCGACATGCGCGGGACAACGCCAAGGGCGCACTTCGCTTTCGACCGGCAGCAGCCGGTCCCATAAAGCGATCCCACCGGTGAACGTCGGTCACCCCCCGGGGGCGGGGGTAGTTGGGGAATTGACCGCGGTTGGATAATTGCGGCCCCGAGTCACCCCCAACTCAGGGCGAGAAAGAGAGATTAGACAGGAGAGTCGGATCGGttccccccccccttttttttttttttttttttactttgtggCGTCTGCAACTGCAAGCAACCTACTGCCCAAAAAGCAGAGAAGAGGAAGACCCCCTGCCCCCCGCCATTATTATTCCCCCCCCACCTTGCCTTTTGCTCCCCGCGGAGTTCCAAGTCCCGCCTCCACTCGTAATTCCCCCACGATTCTcctcccaccaccaccaccagctgaTTTCGCGCCTCTCGTTCGCGTTCTCCGTCTCATCCTTCCTTTTGCCGGTGGGTTTCCGGTCGAGATAGCGGAGGGTTCCTGATTcagagggcggcggcggcggtgacgaCGACGAGGAGGAGCTCCGACCTCGAAGCGCTTCGGTCCGATTCCTCCCTTGCGGTCGCGCGTGTCTGACGGACGAGTCGTTTTTTGGCGGGAGATGAGAGATCTGTGCCTGGACCAGAGAGAAATGGCGTCGGGGAGCTCCAGGGTCGAGGCCCGAGCTGGTAATTCCTAACTTTTCCCTCCCCGCACCCCTTCCCCTGTTCTTGTGCGGCGCGGTCGAGGGGTGCTGCTGTCTGCTTGAGATCTGAAGTGATGTTTGAGTTCGTGTGTGTTTTTTCTGCACTCGGCAGATGCGGAGATGGCGCTCTACAACGAGCTCTGGCAAGCCTGCGCTGGTCCTCTCGTCGCCGTCCCTCGTCAAGGCGAGCGTGTCTTCTATTTTCCCCAGGGCCACATCGAGCAGGTTAATTTtacctccctccttccctccttccctccttccTTAGCTGATTGCGTGTGCGAGCGTGTCGAGTCCAGAAAAAACCGCAAGTAGAGTCTCCTTTGGTTAGAGGTTTGCAGTTAAATGACCAACTCGACCGATGCTGATGCTGTTGCTTCTTTGAGTTGGGTTTTAGGTCGAGGCCTCCACCAATCAGGTCGCCAACCAGCAGATGCCCCTCTACAATCTTCCCTCGAAGATCCTTTGCCGTGTCATCAACGTCCAATTGAAGGTCGGTATCGATCGTCTGCCCTCTTTTCGTTCCAGTCCTGTTCTGGCTGAAAAACTCCTTCAGCTTTAGCTTGATTGActacttttgctttttatttttaattcttctttTCGTTCGCTTAGTTCGTCTCTTGGCCTTTGCAGGCTGAACCGGACACTGATGAGGTGTTTGCGCAAATAACCTTGCTTCCCGAGGCGAACGTAAGTAGTGATGATTCATTGCTTCGATGGGCACAATTCGAGTATATTCGTCCTAATATTCGAGCTGCTTCTTCAATTTCAGCAAGATGAGGACTCCCTGGACAAGGAAccccctcctccgcctcctccgagATTCAAGGTGCATTCTTTCTGCAAGACCTTGACTGCCTCGGACACCAGCACTCATGGTGGATTCTCAGTGTTGAGACGTCATGCGGACGAATGCCTCCCGCAACTGGTGAGGATGTTGGCCTGCTCATGATACGAGAGCCCCAACTTCTTTCCTTCCAAACAATCCGTGCACGCTCTCTAATTTATTGCCCCTCACCGTAACTTTCACAGGACATGTCAAAACAACCTCCTACGCAAGAACTAGCCGCCAAGGATCTGCATGGGAATGAATGGCGTTTTCGACATATTTTCCGAGGTACAAATTGATGACTTCAGTTCTTGGCTATTATGGCCCTGTCAGCTCGAAATTGTCTTTGACATGAATGATAAGTTCGATATGCATGGTATTTGTGCTTAAAAGTCTCACCCCCTATGCAAATGTGCTC
The sequence above is drawn from the Eucalyptus grandis isolate ANBG69807.140 chromosome 11, ASM1654582v1, whole genome shotgun sequence genome and encodes:
- the LOC104425762 gene encoding pentatricopeptide repeat-containing protein At5g61990, mitochondrial, with product MKQLTGPGLYEEIQSIEYYKAQIPKTKPKTKTKPKPKPKPKRNATRRRRLRRLRLLSFPLPASSLPQFLQFSGGDPRPQQRRAHSKPMSISRLARLRLGLRLRLRLRLKHARSLCTSSHSQLDQRTAGEIAAILSHHHDWELLLRSSDLPQKLNPDVVLSVLRDHRVPDPRRLLGFFRWSDSFLGAPHSLHSFSILAVLLCNSMLFPLAHGVADRMIDTGAPASRILDSLLWSHRQFSRGNDAAVFEIAISVYKRRGLLGEACSVFLGAKDGGLVPSLVCCNTLLKDLCKANRMPLFWKVYGGMMEAGVVPDAYTYTSLITAHFKVDDAEGAKQVLSDMKKKGCTPNLVTFNVMIGGLCRSGLLDDALSLLKAMPGQGFTPDRYTYTILIDGFCKHRRSREAKALLDEMFDIGLNPEQITYTALLDGFMKEGDVDEAFRIKDLMVDRGLKLKAPTYNVLIAGLCRIGDVEKANALLEEMTVVGTSPDTQSYNPLIEEYCRKQNMAKTREILIEMKSRNLLPSVYTYAVIIKGLCLSGHLQAANSLLDEMIGANVKPNAIIYTTLIKGHIEQNKFEDAKRTFEEMKGRGILPDVFCYNSLIMGLCKANKMEEARLYLVEMLEKGFKPNEYTYGAFISGYCKAGDMKAAGRFFMEMIDCGVVPSGAVCMTLIDGHCKGGDVGEAFTIVKVMLERQVLPDVHIYGLLIQGLSKNGKLKEAMEVFSELQEKGVVADIFIYNSVISCLSKLGKLADAFQLLEEMGQRCVNPNIVTYNALINGLCKLGDVIGARKLFDGISARGLAPNRVTYATIIDGYCKSGNLGEAFHLFDEMLSMGVQPDSFVYSALIDGCFKEGNVEKALSLFNDMVNKGFASTVSFNAVIDGFSKLGKLNEAENLVEAMVDRNIAPNHVTYTILIDYFCKAGMLSKAEDLFIKMQQQNLTPNVVTYTSLINGQSRAGNRLKAFAAFEEMVSRGIEPDEVIYSVMVDAYCKEGDLIKAIELVDDLLVKGFTMSEDVYNDLLATLCEKVSFPEILTILDKLGERKPKLSVTTCSALVCGFAKAGSMEKAEKILESAVRLGWLPVSTVLSDIYKGQIGGHENDPGNLLKEEEMKVASQAST